In Pseudophryne corroboree isolate aPseCor3 chromosome 2, aPseCor3.hap2, whole genome shotgun sequence, the sequence AGAATTTTCAAAGCTTCAATACAAATTCATTTTTTACTTCAGGTTCCACTGAATGATCAACTTCCAGGTAATTAATGAACACACCTACATTATGACTATCTTTCTGTCTAGTACTATATTTGTTATATAAGTATTTGCTCTCTCATGCAATTACAGCTATATATGTTCTAATCAAAACTGAAGCCCACACAGACCTTTTAAAGAGTGATAAGTTAAACTATGAATCTAAAAACCTAGTATGTTATTTATGGGGCAACAATATTATACTTTTATTGTAACTATTAAAATAACAACTAATATACTTCTGTATAATGATAAATAGTTTCATGTGTTTCAAATGGCATAACTACTGCTGGTGCAGCTCATGTGGGGCTTGCCAGTGTTTGGGCAAAGCAAAACTGGTATTATTACTCTGGGGTCTGGGGGCTCTACTCTGATCTCACACTGGCTTGAAATATTTTGGAAATGTTTGTGCAATGTGAATATGAAATTcctctaataattattactgtttgcACGGTTTGtatatattattaatttatttatttttcaaaatgTTTATAAATCTAATAAGAATAATCTTTCTTTCTTCCGAAGACAGAAGGCTTTTTCTATGTCTATCAGAATTTAACGTACTAGGATATGTCAGAAAACATTCAGGAGTAAAGGTTAAAGGGTATCCCCTTTTTATGGTCTGATTTATGTAGTCATGTAACAGTTCAAGGGTGGAGTTTTTGGGCTGAATTGCTGTTTTATAACAGTGATTTCCTAGCTGGAatactctaaattgttggcaaagagCTGGTATGTAGTTGGCCCTCATCTAAGTCTTGAATGGTTATGGGCTGTGAGTTGGCCCCCATTTTCACCTTTTATTGGATTTTTTCTCGAAACTGTGTATAAGGCTATTCTTTCTTCACCACCATATATTTTCCCTTTTTTCAATAAATAATTAATGCTCACCTTTTTCCCTGTCAATATGTCTATGTGTCTTATTTGTAGATATGTTTTTCCTTAATTCATTTGTTGTAGAAATCATCAAGTTAGTGGTTAAATTGGATCAACCCCTGCCACACCATACCAGTGGtaatattgagattaataataggtCAGCCTTTGTTGATCTTTATATTTGAGAACAATGAATTACAAAATAGACTTATCTGAAAATATAACCCCTATCCTATACATAACTGCATATTAGATACATTAGCTAGAAGTGTGTTACCTTAATGTGTAGAATCTTGGGGAGGTATTTATGAGGCCCTGAAAATCTCCTATCTCCAGTAAAAACTCTTGTTTCACCATAGATATATTTTTCCACAGTGATTTTAACAAATACTGTACTATTGCTGGAGGTGGCTATTGTCGAGTCTTATCATCATGAGATAGTAATAGTGATTGGAGGTACTTGTACTGCTGCTGTCCCCTATTCACTTTTTCCATATCAGGATGGTGATTGTAAAATTGTAAAAGGAAAAAATGCTatcttaataaaataaataattgttccttctttaaaaaaaagtcgttTCTAGTTCTTACTAATATTCTGCTACTGGAAGTCCATACACCAGCAGTGTGCATATATGACCTAGACTACCCGAATGACTTGCTGCTGCCCACCAGAAACATTAGAAATGGCAAGCTATTATTATCATCTgtttccataataataataataataataataataataataattgcataaGATCGACATCAAAATCCCAATGGAGCTTTTGGTTAGGCACCAACAAGGGAGGGTTATGGGATAGCGTAAGGgacaaagggagggttagggtacttatggaggtgctgtcgggattctgatggtcgggattccgctatcggtattgtgaccgctgtcATCCCATCCATCGGGATATATACTGAATCATTGGAAGGATTATAATACAGAAAAGTAACTGAGTGTAAAAGAACTTTAGTATATATTATTGCTCTGAAAATCAGCGTCAATATCAATTCAACTTATAGTATTAGCAGCTGGAGGATGTGTATGAAAAAACAAAAATTACACTGATTACTTTCTTCTATAATAGTATCAATTTAATCTGCTCTTTTTGTTGACCATTTACAGTGCATGTTATTATGTTTTAAATAATTATTTAACCATTAATATTTGTATTGTGCTATACAATATAGAACATGTCTATGTGTTTTTTATGTTTCACTATTGTGTAATATCTCTTTTCCAGGCTTAACAGCGCTTGTACCTCATATCTTATCGGGATGACACAGTCTGTTAATAACCTTCCAGGTAATGACCTACAGGTTCTTTATAAATATCACATTTAAGATGAAAGCTAAGTAATTTAACATATAGTTACTGTATGGATGTGAGTTTTCAACAGggcagtttcttggggcaggcgagccatGCAATCGCACTGTGGCTCCTTGCTTCCCCCACCTCCCTCTTCCTGAGTAccccgctcgggggcggagtttcgttgaatgacgcggttgcatcgtgatcgcaaccgcgtcattccgcaaaactccgccccccaaagcggagtactgaggaggagggggagccaagttatGAAGAGGAAGAGGGAGAGGCGGCCAGCGTGAGGAGCGACTGGAAAGGAGTCGAAGGTCAggaatcacctctgtaagtatagtAACTCTGTCTCTCTCAATCTGTCTCGATGGGGACTctgactgccattatgtgtaaaatggggacacttgcctgccataatgtgtaaaatggggacacctgccgtaatgtgtaaaatggggacacctgccgtaatgtgtaaaatgggactcttgcctgccgtaatgtgtaaaatgaggactcttgcctttcgtaatgtgtaaaatggggacacttgcctgccataatgtgaaaaatgaggactcttgcctgccgtaatgtgttaaatggggactcttacctgtcgtaatgtgtaaaatggggacacttgcctgccataatgtgtaaaatggggacacctgccgtaatgtgtaaaatgtggacacttgcctgccataatgtgtaaaatggggacacttgcctgccgtaatgtgtaaaatggggatgtctgccgtaatgtgtaaaatggggactcttgcctgccgtaatgtgtaaaatggggactcttgcctgccgtaatgtgtaaaatgaggactcttgcctgccgtaatgtggaaaaggaggacacttgcctgccgtaatgtggaaaatggggacacttgcctgccgtaatgtggaaaatggggtctctgcctgccataacgtggggatttaatgtatcaagggcactgtggtgtgtggcataatatggtgcaaggggcattactgtgtggggcttaatatggtagaattttttttccctatggtggccatgatctgttggtgcagggtcaaaaactggggtgtaaggtagtcttttcagacgaggccatgctcaTTTTAACGAGGTCCTTGCCGGgagcatgttttgttttgttttttatctgggggggggcacatttatttatgttatggggggtgcatttttaaatctcgcacatgGAGACAAATTGGTTTTCAACATGGCAGTgttcattttgacaaggattttcaaatTAGTTTTAGTTTAGTTGCTTACTTAAAATTGGagttggtttaaagtcacatttttgTCTTTTTCGTTTGCTTTGTTTTTGTCAAGATTAAGTtaatggatctcagttttcattttagtctaattttgcaaacagtttaatgatactataataaattttgctgaagaacatttctctaaaattccctttagaagtttgcatacctttaactatcTGTTCAGTAATCGAGGCTCAGTAtgatgagaatgtgttacatactgagtctgacttaccgtagtgctcccatatttCATATAGAAAATAATGCCTTAACTATGTTAGAACAaataagtgcaatacacaatcctatttccaACACAGCAGGTCATATTCACTTTCTGAAAATATCTAGAACGCAtaattttgtttttaaaaatgGGAAACCCTACtttcagtgttaattttgacaaggattttaaatgtagCTTTAGTCTTAGTCATTTTCTTTGCTTTGTTTTGATAaatatttagtcagtggatctcagttttaattTTACTCTAATTTTAGTCATATTTAGTACTGAAATAaactgttgtcgacgaatactttTAGTCTAAATTTTCGTGCACAAAATTAACACTGCAACATGGCCAAAAGAAAACAGCACAAAGCACAAATGGTCACCAGACAACTGTTTACAGAACACATACTTGTGCCCACTTGCAATGAGCATACAGGGGGGAAATTGAAACCCCCCCACAGCGCAGGGTTTTTCCAGAACCGACAGGGATTTTGCTATTCAATTATGGGACTGAAAACcttgcacctccagagcaagtctgatttcttTCAAAATTCTCAAtttaggaaaaatcaccgggacatgcactggcaccccccccccctcccaataagCAATTGTAAGTTTCCAATTACtgtagcttaattagtcagtaaatACTCACCTTTTGGAGCAGTGCCTACTCCACCAGCATCAAGATCTGGACTCCTGCAGCAGcagtgagtgagtgtttgtgtaCGTGAGTGTGTGTGGGACCCTCCCTGTCCAGTGTCCTCCCCCCAGGAGCCGGACACTGAgacaactacatctcccagcagccccagaGCCTCCCAGCAACCCCCGAGAATCCCAGCAATCCCCAGTGGCAAGATTGAGGGAAGACCACCAAGTTCCGCAGAAAACACTGGAGACCACTGGAACCCACAGGAGAGGTAagtatctttctttttttttttaactacagtaaTGCACCGTGGGCTTTTCAGTGCTTGAAACCCAGCACCATTTTATTTTTATTGGATACAATGGGTATCGGGAACATGTTTACccgtggtaatccaaaattgggtgtgaggtacagaatttttttttaaatcactaaaCTTGCCACCCGATTGAATTCTCCCCTCAGTAGTGCCTGGTTGAGATGGTATTGCAGGTTTCCCTGTAAATCTAACACACACGGCTCCTGGCTCTTCAGTAAAGACAACTTCCTCTCTCCACATAAAATTAACATGACTTTGTTTCAGAAGTTTCACTGTAAGTTCCTCTCGTAGCTTAATTCTAAATAATATTGTATGTAATCTGACTAAAAACATGAAATTTGTATATGAATTTTAAAGCTGATGTAATATTTTGCAAGAATGCATAATAACTATGTGAATATTTTAGAATTGGGAGCAAATTCAATTAAATTGTGCAAATTTAGAACTGTACAAAGCATATTGCAATACAAGGGGTGAATATACATGTCTTTTGGCATGCAGGGAAGAACCAGTTCACTTTTGCATGTAGTACACTACACGTAAATACTGGGGAACTTTATATTTATACCACAATTTGGAACCAGTATCCACTCCCATCCAAATTCTAAATTTGTCTGAACATTTTACATTTGCCCTCCTCCCACAGTACAACGTGGTTTTATCAAGGAACAAAACTGtaccttgataaaaaaaaattacCTTCCTAACTCTAAATGAGGCTCTGCATGTGATTGCAGTGTGATCATTTTTTATTACTGACAAATTAGTTTACTGACAATTTTCCAGGTCAGTCTGTAAAAATTATACTGTCTGCAGAGTGGCAACCTTTACATGAACTTAAATTGTGGACTGTCAAAGAGCCAGCATGTGCCCTTTGTGTTTCCTGATTAGGCCTTTTCTTCTCTTATTACATTAATTAGTTTGTCTTCATTTTATTAGgtgtaatttatttttattgttctgCTTAAGACTGACATAACAGTAGACAATAATAAAACTAAAtgatactactactattactaccactactactactactacttttaataataataataataataataataataataataggcataTAGTAAAGAAGAAATTACTTTTATATTCTGATTGTTCAATAAGTTATATTTTATGGATTTAGAGCAATGTTAagtgtttttttaattattatttaattaAGAGATACTTTTGTGTCATTTTAACAGATCTTGGAGGTCCCTTTCTTTACTGGGAACAAAATGAAAATGAGAAAACTTCATACTGTGTAGAAACTCCATACGGTTTTCAGTTGGATTTGGATTTCTTAAAATATGTTGATGACATTCAGAGTGGTCAGACCTTGAAAAAAGTGACAGGTAACCGAAAGCCCAGGGTACCACGACGCTCAACATCATCCTTAAGAAGCCTATCAAGTCAAACTGGTACTTGGCTTTCAACAGAATCATTGGACTTTAGTGAGGATGGAACATCAGATTCTGTTTTTTATGATGTCAAAACTGAAACTAGTTCCTCTGGCCCTAAAGAAACATTGGGTGTGCGTAAGTCTAACCCACTTTCTCCAGCACCCATTATTAAACTGCTCCCTCCTCCTTCATCAAAGTCTCACTTAAAAAATTCTCGTGTTGAGAAAACACTGGCTGAGACACGTAAGAGGCTTGAACAAGAGCAGCTAAATCTGTATTATGAAGAAGTACAAGGAAGAACATGTCAACCTTCAAACCTTTCAAAGCTTAGTGCTGCTAGCAGAAGTTCACCAAACCTCACCCAGACATCCTTAACTGTGCATCATAATAAAAGTGGAGAAAGACGAGCTATGTTGAATGAAGGTTTCTCAGGATCTGTGAAAATCAGTCCTGTAAATTCTGGAAGAAGCACCCCAGCTACTAATACTACTTCAACTCATCTGCACTATATAAGGGAGCAGATGGCTGCTTCACTAAAGCAACTGAAAGATCTGGAAGAACAGGTGAAGGTCATTCCTTTGTTACAGATGAGGATTTCTAAGTTGGACAAAGAAAAAAAGCAGCTGATGGTTGATATGGAGAAGCAAAAAACAAGCTTTGGTAAGGACCTAACAACTGTTAATGATTCTAGACTGAATGACAGTGATTCAAAGAAAAGCTTAGATTCTATTTCTGAACAGGACCATGGCTTAGAGTCTATAGCATCTAAACCAAGTAAAATTGCAGAGCTAAAAAGA encodes:
- the LOC135039506 gene encoding KN motif and ankyrin repeat domain-containing protein 1-like, giving the protein MTQSVNNLPDLGGPFLYWEQNENEKTSYCVETPYGFQLDLDFLKYVDDIQSGQTLKKVTGNRKPRVPRRSTSSLRSLSSQTGTWLSTESLDFSEDGTSDSVFYDVKTETSSSGPKETLGVRKSNPLSPAPIIKLLPPPSSKSHLKNSRVEKTLAETRKRLEQEQLNLYYEEVQGRTCQPSNLSKLSAASRSSPNLTQTSLTVHHNKSGERRAMLNEGFSGSVKISPVNSGRSTPATNTTSTHLHYIREQMAASLKQLKDLEEQVKVIPLLQMRISKLDKEKKQLMVDMEKQKTSFGKDLTTVNDSRLNDSDSKKSLDSISEQDHGLESIASKPSKIAELKRLTEKLSDTDKSTGTNKMVTEKSLARHQLVNKNSHKSIAVGDDFSMEDAVFYYRSQQENKEVAVQCTTETQHVGVWVMESLLGLTCEADKEIQLLQHTIEHQKAVISMLEDHVKAAADELEELRLAVFSRQFVDVGDKENELQPQTLDSSPETYVPMFRKSPEEYLKADTAITYSSDIPSTGITCVTETHTVGVMSDMMVVYEGENTQENNEAESSCCENAVETESQPEVMNVATNKEHVKNIVDMCDESMAKNKVHEEKVALCSSTEVSYTQSTDIQSPCRVAEDSIDEKNEVTKGSKNLENVERCSFH